In Kordiimonas pumila, a single genomic region encodes these proteins:
- a CDS encoding enoyl-CoA hydratase/isomerase family protein: MEDEILFEEKGTIGLITLNRPKALNSLTQNMCALVRVQLEKWRLTPSVKAVVVVGSGEKAFCAGGDVVKVSSSYQAGSDEWRGFFYDEYLMNIAISEFPKPYISFVDGIVMGGGVGISIPGDFWVATEKTLFAMPETGLGLFPDVGGGWFLPRLPGEAGMYLALTGARLKTPDLYALGIASHTVLSVNVPLIIEALAEASIASNNDVADILDTFHSDPEPAPLSPYFEDIDDHFDHASVEAVVASLEADNREWAQKQAGIIATKSPTSLKVTFAQLQRGAALETFRENMAMEYRVVNHMMAHPDFHEGVRALLIDKDNSPKWSPATLDAVKDSEVESFFESLGRLDLLAK; the protein is encoded by the coding sequence GTGGAAGACGAAATATTATTTGAAGAAAAAGGCACTATTGGCCTTATTACCCTTAATCGCCCAAAGGCGCTGAACAGCCTGACACAAAACATGTGCGCGCTGGTGCGGGTGCAGTTAGAGAAATGGCGGCTTACGCCTTCTGTAAAGGCTGTGGTTGTTGTTGGCAGCGGCGAAAAAGCCTTCTGTGCTGGTGGAGATGTGGTGAAGGTCTCTAGTTCTTATCAGGCAGGTTCTGATGAATGGCGCGGCTTTTTCTACGACGAATATTTGATGAATATTGCAATCAGTGAGTTCCCAAAACCTTACATTAGCTTTGTTGATGGTATTGTTATGGGCGGCGGTGTTGGTATTTCCATTCCTGGTGATTTCTGGGTTGCGACAGAGAAAACCCTGTTTGCCATGCCGGAAACCGGCCTTGGCCTATTCCCTGATGTAGGGGGTGGCTGGTTCCTGCCGCGCCTTCCGGGTGAGGCTGGCATGTATTTGGCGCTTACCGGTGCCCGGCTTAAAACACCAGACCTTTATGCCCTTGGTATTGCCAGTCATACGGTGCTTTCTGTGAATGTACCGCTGATTATAGAGGCACTGGCTGAGGCAAGTATCGCTTCAAACAATGATGTTGCAGATATTTTAGACACTTTCCATAGCGACCCGGAACCCGCGCCGCTATCGCCGTATTTTGAAGATATCGACGACCATTTCGATCATGCCAGTGTTGAAGCTGTGGTTGCATCTCTGGAAGCGGATAACCGTGAATGGGCGCAGAAGCAGGCTGGTATTATCGCCACAAAATCACCCACAAGCTTAAAGGTAACCTTTGCACAGCTTCAGCGCGGTGCAGCGCTGGAAACCTTTCGCGAGAATATGGCAATGGAATACCGGGTCGTGAACCATATGATGGCCCACCCTGATTTTCATGAAGGGGTGCGCGCGCTTCTTATCGATAAAGACAATAGTCCGAAATGGTCACCAGCCACACTGGATGCTGTGAAAGACAGCGAAGTGGAAAGCTTTTTTGAAAGTTTGGGCAGGCTTGATTTGCTCGCGAAATAA